From one bacterium Scap17 genomic stretch:
- a CDS encoding mannosyl-glycoprotein endo-beta-N-acetylglucosamidase codes for MTYLPFSAGWLTGGVRGMPRLARLPRLPRLPAWTWAWPRRSWRLSPVRLGSVRPGSVHLSPARLFIAALLLVMGLGSMAQAARLDDELLARDRTHQMPDLRPYPAGNQRKVAFFELMIPLVVAENQRIAEQRDWLLAMRKRAGDGGRDYSEREQERLNGLCDQVNLPCDVTREDIGVSWTRLLLRIDTLPLDMVLVQAIEESGWGTSGHAREANNLFGMRCFSRGCGIGPLGREYRRFESLEAGIAAYFDNLNSQRSYAELRELRGRLRNAGQPVRAEDLIPTLSAYSTRGNAYFTTLYELLRWNRGLMRTVRERLAANGALS; via the coding sequence ATGACTTACCTACCTTTCTCTGCGGGTTGGCTGACTGGCGGAGTGCGTGGCATGCCACGCCTGGCTCGCCTGCCACGCCTGCCACGCCTGCCCGCGTGGACGTGGGCCTGGCCGCGGCGCTCGTGGCGCCTGAGCCCTGTTCGTCTGGGCTCTGTCCGTCCGGGCTCTGTTCATCTGAGCCCTGCTCGCCTGTTCATCGCTGCCTTGCTGCTGGTGATGGGGCTGGGCTCGATGGCGCAGGCGGCACGGCTGGATGATGAGCTGCTGGCCCGTGACAGGACCCATCAGATGCCGGACCTGCGGCCCTATCCCGCGGGCAACCAGCGCAAGGTCGCCTTCTTCGAGCTGATGATTCCGCTGGTGGTGGCCGAGAACCAGCGCATCGCCGAGCAGCGCGACTGGTTGCTGGCGATGCGCAAGCGCGCCGGTGATGGAGGGCGTGACTACAGCGAGCGCGAGCAGGAGCGCCTCAATGGCCTGTGTGATCAGGTCAATCTGCCCTGTGATGTCACGCGCGAAGACATCGGCGTCAGCTGGACGCGCCTGCTGCTGCGCATCGATACCCTGCCGCTGGACATGGTGCTGGTGCAGGCCATCGAGGAGTCGGGCTGGGGGACGTCGGGTCATGCCCGTGAGGCCAACAATCTGTTCGGCATGCGTTGCTTCTCGCGCGGCTGCGGTATCGGGCCGCTGGGGCGTGAATATCGGCGCTTCGAGAGCCTGGAGGCGGGTATCGCCGCCTATTTCGACAATCTCAATTCCCAGCGCAGCTACGCCGAGCTACGTGAGCTGCGCGGGCGTCTGCGCAACGCGGGCCAGCCGGTGCGCGCCGAAGACCTCATCCCGACGCTGAGTGCCTACTCGACGCGGGGCAACGCCTACTTCACCACGCTCTATGAACTGTTGCGTTGGAATCGTGGCCTGATGCGTACCGTGCGTGAGCGCCTCGCGGCCAATGGCGCGCTGTCCTAG
- a CDS encoding AAA family ATPase — protein MHLSNDQRRILAHPFPSRLRDRTPANSAEHSDCVVVRACAGSGKTVLMVELARTYADETLIYTSLNPAVAGRTASQLPANVQSLSLHQLARQALMEEYGDKLKRQPDITRRLAPQSLSWLGSLSSQSRSLIAQGLNTFFAESDAVPMPEHLPDGVAQRLSANELRQLVESMRLVWECLLDPADHQQSLSFNALLKLWSQHGQSLEADLVMLDEAQDATPALLAMLRRQRCDLLLIGDPHQSLSRQVEGMSSLDSPLLADATVYSLPGAWRFGPALAALGTRLAACSPTAREQAMSGLGPATRLALPAVREALLHSGRRHAVISAGPVAALREALALHQRGIAVAWLDGIEGYPLAGLLDHWRLWRAHQLAEQGDRASQRECWRLLPPSLTRLGQTPAQVLGALARLEDHQARSLHELASWYAQAPLDQWIGELRKHDGDLQAAIVSAHSRGQSVELPTVMLGTVFRAKGLEFDCVVLADDLALPSERQQLPNQVLVTNLSYTAATRARQLLVLNERLSHWWQAQGESERFPLLEALPQAWLSESTHGVQAPHPWWGKARLSELALTPRKRLLLRRHETSLESTPAAVSPAAGTREQAQASGDPVSHAQHLDHDQHLGHARDSDDALQALKRQARTDTTARKLYEMASKLPPGRPSGGLRSLLTPSDAAASTSSPSGSPTPGGPTEPLDE, from the coding sequence ATGCATCTGAGCAATGATCAACGGCGAATTCTCGCCCATCCCTTTCCCTCGCGCCTGCGCGATCGCACGCCGGCCAACAGCGCCGAGCACAGCGATTGCGTGGTGGTGCGTGCCTGCGCCGGCAGCGGCAAGACCGTACTGATGGTCGAGCTGGCGCGTACCTACGCCGACGAGACTCTCATCTATACCTCACTCAACCCGGCGGTGGCGGGGCGGACCGCCAGTCAGCTGCCCGCCAATGTCCAGTCGCTGTCGCTGCATCAGCTGGCGCGCCAGGCCTTGATGGAGGAGTACGGCGACAAGCTCAAGCGCCAGCCCGACATCACGCGCCGCCTGGCGCCGCAGAGTCTCAGCTGGCTGGGCAGTCTTTCCAGCCAGTCCCGCAGCCTGATCGCCCAGGGCCTGAACACCTTCTTCGCCGAGAGCGACGCGGTGCCGATGCCTGAGCACCTGCCCGACGGCGTGGCACAACGGCTGAGCGCCAATGAGCTGCGCCAGCTGGTCGAGAGCATGCGACTGGTGTGGGAGTGCCTGCTGGACCCCGCCGATCACCAGCAGAGCCTGTCGTTCAACGCCTTGCTCAAGCTGTGGTCGCAGCATGGCCAGTCGCTGGAGGCCGACCTGGTGATGCTGGATGAGGCGCAGGACGCCACGCCAGCGTTGCTGGCCATGTTGCGTCGCCAGCGCTGCGACCTGCTGCTGATCGGCGACCCGCATCAGAGCCTGTCGCGCCAGGTGGAAGGCATGAGTTCGCTGGATTCGCCGCTGCTGGCCGATGCCACCGTCTACTCACTGCCCGGCGCCTGGCGCTTCGGGCCGGCATTGGCGGCGCTGGGCACGCGGTTGGCGGCCTGTTCGCCCACCGCGCGTGAACAGGCCATGAGCGGCCTCGGTCCGGCGACCCGTCTGGCGCTGCCCGCAGTGCGTGAAGCATTGCTGCACTCCGGCAGGCGCCACGCTGTGATCAGTGCCGGCCCGGTGGCGGCGTTGAGGGAGGCGCTGGCACTGCACCAGCGCGGCATTGCGGTGGCCTGGCTGGATGGCATCGAGGGCTATCCGCTGGCGGGGCTGCTGGATCATTGGCGACTCTGGCGCGCACATCAGCTGGCCGAGCAGGGCGACAGGGCCAGTCAGCGTGAGTGCTGGCGACTGCTGCCCCCCTCCCTGACGCGGCTCGGACAGACTCCGGCGCAGGTACTGGGGGCTCTGGCGCGTCTCGAGGATCATCAGGCGCGCAGTCTGCATGAGTTGGCCTCCTGGTATGCCCAGGCGCCACTCGATCAATGGATCGGGGAGTTGCGCAAGCACGATGGTGACCTGCAGGCCGCCATCGTCAGTGCTCACTCGCGGGGACAGTCGGTCGAGCTACCCACAGTCATGCTGGGGACGGTGTTCCGCGCCAAGGGTCTCGAATTTGATTGCGTGGTGCTGGCCGATGATCTGGCATTGCCAAGCGAGCGCCAGCAATTGCCCAATCAGGTGCTGGTCACCAATCTCAGCTACACCGCCGCCACGCGGGCACGCCAGCTGCTGGTACTCAATGAGCGCCTGAGCCACTGGTGGCAGGCGCAGGGCGAGAGTGAGCGCTTCCCTCTGCTCGAGGCACTGCCGCAGGCCTGGCTGAGCGAGTCCACGCATGGCGTGCAGGCGCCGCACCCGTGGTGGGGCAAGGCGCGCCTGTCGGAGTTGGCACTGACACCGCGCAAGCGCCTGCTGCTGCGCCGTCATGAGACCTCGCTTGAGAGCACGCCTGCTGCGGTGTCGCCCGCGGCTGGCACGCGCGAGCAGGCGCAAGCCTCGGGCGACCCTGTCAGCCATGCTCAGCACCTGGACCATGATCAGCACCTGGGCCATGCCCGGGACTCCGACGATGCCCTGCAGGCGCTCAAACGTCAGGCGCGCACCGATACGACGGCGCGCAAGCTGTATGAGATGGCCAGCAAGCTGCCACCCGGGCGGCCCTCCGGCGGTCTGCGCAGCCTGTTGACCCCGAGTGATGCCGCCGCGTCCACTTCTTCCCCCAGCGGGTCGCCGACCCCCGGTGGCCCGACGGAGCCTCTTGATGAGTGA
- a CDS encoding YdiU family protein, which produces MPPRPLLPPAGRRPPVARRSLLMSEFSPTHAAHVHDLAALRFNNRYARLPEYFFTRVAPEPRQGTRLADVSPDCARLLGLEAPLDSDASSEEALEQLRLLMAGEQLLPGMDALAQKYTGHQFGHYNPQLGDGRGILLGELEIEHGKTFDLHLKGAGRTPYSRFGDGQAVVRSSVREYLASEYMAALGIPTSRALALAVNGERVQRETVEPGATVLRVCESHLRFGHFEWLAHSGRHEDLKTLIDHALREHFPECLPEMSEEPSDMGDIGREPLDEATRIAAALGMFETVITRTAKLIAAWQAYGFVHAVMNTDNMSLLGLTFDYGPYAFLDGYEENLVPNHTDQAGRYGFAQQPGIGLWNLERLGVALSPLIDVDALSTALGAYEGELQREYARLMRARLGLPDARDEDMTLVQQWRELLAAGKVDHTHAYRLLSHWDVAQPAPETLVVRLAGERGPHGNSARARDEASAWLERYQARVMAIGLSAENERQRRLAMLGCNPLYVPRTHLLLEVIARVEQGDDTTLKALRQRLTAPFFRPEEGSLEAAQELGQAQGVDAELVDDWTRPPAANAAPICMSCSS; this is translated from the coding sequence ATGCCGCCGCGTCCACTTCTTCCCCCAGCGGGTCGCCGACCCCCGGTGGCCCGACGGAGCCTCTTGATGAGTGAGTTTTCCCCTACGCACGCCGCGCACGTGCATGACCTGGCGGCGCTGCGCTTCAACAACCGTTATGCCCGCCTGCCTGAGTACTTCTTCACGCGTGTCGCCCCAGAGCCGCGACAAGGCACGCGCCTTGCCGATGTGAGTCCTGACTGCGCTCGTCTGCTGGGGCTGGAGGCGCCCTTGGACTCCGACGCCTCCAGCGAGGAGGCGCTCGAGCAGCTGCGACTCTTGATGGCCGGTGAGCAGTTGTTACCAGGCATGGACGCATTGGCCCAGAAATACACCGGTCATCAGTTCGGTCACTACAATCCGCAGCTCGGCGACGGGCGAGGCATTCTGCTCGGCGAACTTGAGATCGAACACGGCAAGACCTTCGATCTGCATCTCAAGGGCGCCGGTCGTACGCCTTACTCGCGCTTCGGCGATGGTCAGGCGGTGGTGCGCTCCAGCGTGCGCGAGTATCTGGCCAGCGAGTACATGGCGGCGCTGGGCATTCCCACCAGCCGCGCGCTGGCACTGGCGGTGAATGGCGAGCGGGTCCAGCGCGAGACCGTCGAGCCCGGCGCTACCGTGTTGCGCGTCTGCGAGAGCCACCTGCGCTTCGGGCACTTCGAGTGGCTGGCCCACTCCGGCCGGCATGAAGACCTCAAGACGCTGATCGATCACGCCCTGCGGGAGCACTTCCCCGAGTGCCTGCCCGAGATGTCGGAAGAGCCTTCCGACATGGGCGACATCGGGCGCGAGCCGCTGGATGAAGCGACACGCATCGCCGCCGCGCTGGGCATGTTCGAGACAGTGATCACTCGCACCGCGAAACTGATCGCGGCCTGGCAGGCCTACGGCTTCGTGCATGCGGTGATGAACACCGACAACATGTCACTGCTGGGGCTGACCTTCGATTACGGGCCTTACGCTTTCCTCGATGGCTATGAAGAGAATCTGGTACCGAATCATACCGATCAGGCCGGGCGCTATGGTTTCGCCCAGCAGCCGGGCATCGGGCTATGGAATCTGGAGCGTCTGGGCGTCGCGCTGTCGCCGCTGATCGACGTGGACGCACTCTCCACTGCGCTGGGTGCCTACGAGGGCGAGTTGCAGCGTGAATATGCCCGCCTGATGCGCGCGCGTCTCGGGTTGCCGGATGCTCGCGATGAGGACATGACGCTGGTGCAGCAGTGGCGCGAGCTGCTGGCGGCCGGCAAGGTCGACCACACCCATGCCTACCGCCTTCTCAGTCATTGGGATGTCGCGCAGCCCGCGCCGGAAACGCTGGTCGTGCGCCTGGCCGGCGAGCGTGGGCCGCATGGCAATTCGGCCCGGGCGCGCGATGAAGCCTCGGCGTGGCTTGAGCGCTATCAGGCGCGCGTCATGGCCATCGGGCTCTCTGCCGAGAATGAGCGCCAGCGTCGTCTGGCCATGCTCGGCTGCAATCCGCTCTATGTGCCGCGCACGCATCTGCTGCTGGAGGTGATCGCACGGGTCGAGCAGGGCGATGACACGACACTCAAGGCCTTGCGTCAGCGTCTGACGGCACCCTTCTTCCGCCCCGAGGAGGGTAGTCTGGAGGCGGCGCAGGAGCTGGGGCAGGCGCAGGGCGTCGATGCCGAGCTGGTCGATGACTGGACACGGCCACCGGCGGCGAATGCCGCGCCGATCTGCATGAGTTGCTCGTCCTGA
- a CDS encoding NAD(P) transhydrogenase subunit alpha — MRAPDLVTPDEGVSSTLARGECRVALDPVTAGKLARHLDSSVSDTSDAIVHVESGAGRHAHFDDAAYAAQAGVAVVAEADIAAARAAADLVLCVRTPSESQISELREGAVVVALMTPYQNPQLISKLASQGLTSLCMEFVPRISRAQSMDALSSQAGVAGYHAALLAANESSVFFPMLTTAAGTVRPARVVVVGAGVAGLQAIATAKRLGAQVWAYDIRAAAREQVESLGAKMIDTGVDASGEGGYARELTDDERAQQAEALARHMGDAHVVISTAAIPGRPSPRIISREMVEGMKPGAVLVDLAAEGGGNCELTEPGKRVEHAGVTVLGPLDMASSLAVNASEMYAKNLFNLLTPYMKDGELTLDFEDAVLGPMRLTDGGRITHDDVRARAEDAA; from the coding sequence ATGCGTGCACCGGACCTGGTGACACCCGACGAGGGCGTGAGCAGCACACTGGCGCGCGGGGAGTGCCGCGTCGCGCTGGACCCGGTGACGGCCGGCAAGCTCGCACGTCACCTGGACAGCAGCGTCAGTGACACCAGCGACGCCATCGTGCACGTGGAGAGCGGTGCCGGACGTCATGCGCACTTCGATGATGCGGCCTACGCCGCCCAGGCCGGGGTGGCGGTCGTCGCCGAGGCCGATATCGCAGCGGCGCGTGCCGCGGCGGATCTCGTGCTGTGCGTGCGCACGCCCAGCGAGTCACAGATCAGCGAGTTGCGTGAGGGCGCGGTGGTGGTGGCATTGATGACGCCATACCAGAATCCGCAGCTGATCAGCAAGCTTGCCAGTCAGGGGCTGACCAGCCTGTGCATGGAATTCGTGCCGCGTATCTCGCGGGCCCAGAGCATGGACGCCCTGTCCTCGCAGGCGGGTGTCGCGGGCTATCACGCCGCGCTGCTGGCGGCCAACGAGTCCTCGGTGTTCTTCCCGATGCTGACGACTGCCGCCGGTACCGTGCGTCCGGCGCGTGTCGTGGTGGTCGGTGCCGGCGTCGCGGGTCTGCAGGCCATCGCGACTGCCAAGCGTCTCGGCGCCCAGGTGTGGGCCTATGACATTCGCGCTGCCGCGCGTGAGCAGGTCGAATCGCTGGGCGCCAAGATGATCGATACCGGCGTCGATGCCTCCGGCGAGGGCGGCTACGCTCGCGAGCTGACCGATGACGAGCGCGCCCAGCAGGCCGAGGCACTGGCACGTCACATGGGCGACGCGCATGTGGTGATCTCCACCGCCGCGATTCCGGGGCGTCCGTCACCGCGCATCATCAGCCGCGAGATGGTCGAGGGCATGAAGCCTGGCGCCGTGCTGGTCGATCTCGCCGCCGAAGGCGGTGGCAACTGTGAACTGACCGAGCCTGGCAAGCGTGTCGAGCACGCCGGTGTCACGGTACTCGGCCCGCTGGACATGGCCTCGAGCCTGGCGGTCAATGCCAGCGAGATGTACGCCAAGAACCTTTTCAACCTGCTGACCCCCTACATGAAGGATGGCGAACTGACGCTGGACTTCGAGGATGCGGTGCTCGGCCCGATGCGTCTGACCGATGGCGGCCGCATCACCCACGATGACGTACGCGCTCGCGCGGAGGACGCCGCATGA
- a CDS encoding NAD(P) transhydrogenase subunit alpha, with the protein MIEGLSAVYILMLAAFVGYEVISRVPVILHTPLMSGSNFIHGIVLVGAMIALGQAETGMQQFIGFIAVLLGAGNAVGGYVVTERMLEMFKTSDRSKGTDAANGINDKEAR; encoded by the coding sequence ATGATCGAAGGACTTTCTGCCGTATACATCCTGATGCTGGCGGCCTTCGTCGGCTACGAGGTCATCTCGCGTGTGCCGGTGATTCTGCACACGCCCCTGATGTCCGGTTCCAACTTCATCCACGGCATCGTGCTGGTCGGGGCGATGATCGCCCTCGGTCAGGCCGAGACCGGCATGCAGCAGTTCATCGGCTTCATCGCCGTGCTGCTGGGCGCCGGCAACGCGGTCGGCGGTTATGTGGTCACCGAGCGCATGCTGGAAATGTTCAAGACCAGTGATCGCAGCAAGGGCACAGACGCTGCCAATGGCATCAACGACAAGGAGGCTCGCTGA
- a CDS encoding NAD(P)(+) transhydrogenase (Re/Si-specific) subunit beta produces the protein MNWLVETGYFAAAVVFILGLKRMSHPSTARSGIHWAGIAMVVATLLTFLHPQIDGRYGLMLLAIVIGGGIAWYSGNKVEMTDMPQMIAIYNGMGGGAAAAIAAVELMRMSDNPALIEQHGSLALWLGVLGAMIGAVAFSGSIVAWAKLDGRLKKAFNFPSQQLINMIVLGLTVYLGVVIAAVEPSGSLVLVFFVLALLFGAMLALPIGGADMPVIISLFNALTGLAVAMEGFVLGNAAMIIAGTVVGAAGTLLTQLMAKAMNRPLRNVLFKQFGGASGVEQGEIEGSMKASDPMDAAVQLAFAERVIIVPGYGMAVAQAQHKVWEMVELLGERGVEVRFAIHPVAGRMPGHMNVLLAEAGVPYDMIADLDEINNDFETTDVTLVIGANDVVNPVAKNDASSPLYGMPILNADQSRNVLVIKRGQGSGFSGVENHLFYLDHTRMVYGDGQKVVGDMITALKTL, from the coding sequence ATGAACTGGCTGGTCGAAACAGGGTATTTCGCGGCGGCGGTGGTCTTCATCCTCGGCCTCAAGCGCATGTCACATCCTTCCACGGCACGCAGCGGCATCCATTGGGCCGGTATCGCGATGGTCGTGGCCACGCTGCTGACCTTCCTGCATCCGCAGATTGATGGTCGTTATGGTCTGATGCTGCTGGCCATCGTCATCGGTGGCGGTATCGCCTGGTACTCCGGCAACAAGGTCGAGATGACCGACATGCCGCAGATGATCGCCATCTACAACGGCATGGGTGGCGGTGCGGCAGCGGCGATCGCTGCGGTCGAGCTGATGCGCATGAGCGACAACCCGGCATTGATCGAGCAGCACGGCTCGCTGGCGCTGTGGCTGGGCGTGCTCGGGGCGATGATCGGTGCGGTGGCCTTCTCCGGTTCCATCGTCGCCTGGGCCAAGCTGGATGGGCGCCTCAAGAAGGCGTTCAACTTCCCGAGTCAGCAGCTGATCAACATGATCGTGCTGGGTCTGACGGTCTATCTGGGCGTCGTGATCGCGGCGGTGGAACCGTCCGGCTCGCTGGTGCTGGTGTTCTTCGTGCTTGCGTTGCTGTTCGGCGCGATGCTGGCACTGCCCATCGGTGGCGCCGACATGCCGGTGATCATCTCGCTGTTCAATGCGCTGACCGGCCTTGCGGTGGCAATGGAAGGCTTCGTGCTCGGCAATGCCGCGATGATCATCGCCGGTACTGTCGTCGGGGCGGCCGGTACGCTGCTGACCCAGCTGATGGCCAAGGCCATGAATCGTCCGCTCCGCAACGTGCTGTTCAAGCAATTCGGCGGCGCCTCCGGTGTCGAGCAGGGCGAGATCGAGGGCAGCATGAAGGCTTCCGATCCGATGGACGCCGCCGTGCAGCTGGCCTTCGCCGAGCGCGTCATCATCGTGCCGGGGTACGGCATGGCGGTGGCACAGGCGCAGCACAAGGTCTGGGAGATGGTCGAGCTGCTGGGTGAGCGTGGCGTCGAAGTGCGCTTCGCGATCCACCCGGTCGCCGGTCGCATGCCGGGCCACATGAATGTGCTGCTGGCGGAAGCCGGCGTGCCCTACGATATGATCGCGGACCTGGACGAGATCAACAACGACTTCGAGACCACCGACGTCACGCTGGTCATCGGCGCCAATGACGTGGTCAATCCGGTCGCCAAGAACGACGCCTCAAGCCCGCTGTACGGCATGCCGATCCTCAATGCCGACCAGTCCCGCAACGTGCTGGTGATCAAGCGCGGTCAGGGCTCCGGCTTCTCCGGTGTCGAGAATCACCTCTTCTATCTTGACCACACGCGCATGGTGTATGGCGATGGTCAGAAGGTGGTCGGCGACATGATCACGGCCCTCAAGACGCTGTGA
- a CDS encoding NAD(P)H-dependent glycerol-3-phosphate dehydrogenase has protein sequence MSATTPSPRRAIRDREVSETTPQAVGLNVCVLGGGSFGTAIASIAADNGASVTQWMRDASQAEEVNTRHRNSGYLPGFEINASVRATTDMADALAEAELVCVAIPSKAFRTVVRQARAHLREGQILVATTKGIESEGFTLMSEVLEQETGFTHIGVLSGPNLAAEIAQRQLTATVIASDDAYTRARVQTAFGCDYFRVYASNDRYGVELGGALKNIYAIAAGMAAALGMGENTRAMLMTRALAEMSRFAVAKGANPMTFLGLAGVGDLIVTCSSPLSRNYRVGYALGEGRTLDQAVEVLGQVAEGVNTVRLVQDESERLGIYMPLVSGMAKVLFENVDPHHMARALMGGEQSSDVEFVLSRESVQQARQLEPDGS, from the coding sequence ATGTCTGCCACTACCCCTTCACCTCGTCGGGCCATTCGTGATCGCGAGGTAAGCGAAACGACCCCTCAGGCGGTGGGACTCAATGTCTGCGTGCTGGGTGGCGGCAGCTTCGGGACCGCGATCGCCTCGATTGCCGCCGACAATGGTGCCAGCGTCACCCAGTGGATGCGTGATGCCAGCCAGGCCGAGGAGGTCAACACCCGGCACCGCAACTCGGGCTATCTGCCGGGCTTCGAGATCAATGCCTCGGTGCGTGCCACCACCGACATGGCCGATGCACTGGCCGAGGCCGAGCTGGTCTGCGTGGCGATTCCTTCCAAGGCCTTCCGTACGGTGGTCCGCCAGGCGCGCGCCCACCTGCGTGAAGGGCAGATACTGGTGGCTACCACCAAGGGCATCGAGAGCGAAGGCTTCACCCTGATGAGCGAGGTGCTGGAGCAGGAAACCGGCTTCACGCACATCGGCGTGCTGTCTGGCCCCAATCTGGCGGCCGAGATCGCCCAGCGGCAGCTGACAGCCACGGTGATCGCCTCCGACGACGCCTACACCCGCGCTCGCGTGCAGACGGCCTTCGGCTGCGACTATTTCCGTGTCTACGCCAGTAATGACCGCTACGGCGTCGAGCTGGGCGGGGCGCTGAAGAACATCTATGCCATCGCGGCCGGCATGGCCGCGGCCCTTGGCATGGGCGAGAACACCCGTGCCATGCTGATGACCCGCGCGCTGGCCGAGATGAGCCGCTTCGCCGTGGCCAAGGGCGCCAATCCGATGACCTTCCTCGGCCTTGCCGGTGTGGGCGATCTGATCGTGACCTGCTCCTCGCCGCTGTCGCGCAACTATCGGGTCGGCTACGCACTGGGAGAAGGGCGCACCCTCGACCAGGCGGTCGAGGTGCTGGGCCAGGTCGCCGAGGGTGTCAATACCGTGCGATTGGTGCAGGATGAATCCGAGCGACTGGGCATCTACATGCCGCTGGTCAGTGGCATGGCCAAGGTGCTGTTCGAGAATGTCGACCCGCATCACATGGCCCGCGCGCTGATGGGCGGTGAGCAATCCAGCGATGTAGAGTTCGTGCTGTCGCGTGAGTCGGTGCAGCAGGCGCGGCAGTTGGAACCCGACGGCTCCTGA
- the sixA gene encoding phosphohistidine phosphatase SixA: protein MSVLIMRHGEALAGTPDPERELSENGREEARRIGRWLAHQLPAERRARLTLVVSPFTRAQQTAQEISSALELSGEQQTTLEIITPDDPLTPVLDWLQTHVPPTSEGCEPRDWLIISHNPLVSNLASALVDGPGSTQLAFATASLAWLDADVWAAGLADLYQFVSPAELA from the coding sequence ATGAGTGTACTGATCATGCGTCACGGCGAGGCCCTGGCTGGCACGCCGGACCCCGAACGCGAATTGAGCGAGAATGGCCGCGAAGAGGCGCGCCGCATCGGTCGCTGGCTGGCTCATCAGCTGCCCGCCGAGCGTCGTGCGCGTCTGACGCTGGTCGTCAGTCCGTTTACCCGCGCCCAGCAGACCGCCCAGGAGATCTCCTCGGCGCTTGAGTTGAGTGGTGAGCAGCAGACCACGCTGGAGATCATCACCCCGGATGACCCGCTGACACCGGTGCTCGACTGGCTGCAGACCCATGTGCCGCCCACTTCTGAGGGATGCGAACCACGCGACTGGCTGATCATCAGCCACAATCCGCTGGTCTCGAATCTGGCCAGCGCTCTGGTCGATGGCCCCGGCAGCACCCAGCTGGCCTTTGCCACCGCAAGCCTCGCCTGGCTGGACGCCGATGTCTGGGCCGCTGGCCTGGCGGATCTGTACCAGTTCGTGAGCCCGGCGGAGCTGGCGTAA
- a CDS encoding AEC family transporter — protein MNDMLALFVATLNVTVPVFAMVFLGLGLKRLGWIDDTFISTASSLVFKGTMPALVFLSIVRADLDHALRPDMLIYFACATLATFLLLWGWAILRVPRKERGEVVQGAFRGNCAIVGLALAANLYGDLGLSMGGILMGVVILSYNMLSVVVLSSYLGDGRTSWTGIARGIITNPLILGVLAALPFAAFSWQLPEWLETSGDYFARMTLPLALICIGGTLSMRSLREGRKLALSASLMKMISVPLLATTVAVLLGFRGTELGVLFLFFASPTAAASFVMVRAMGGNDRLAANIIAISTLMAGITITTGIFVLKLSGLV, from the coding sequence ATGAACGACATGCTGGCACTGTTCGTCGCGACGTTGAACGTCACCGTCCCGGTCTTCGCGATGGTATTTCTGGGCCTGGGGCTCAAGCGACTCGGCTGGATCGACGACACCTTCATCAGCACCGCCTCATCGCTGGTGTTCAAGGGCACCATGCCGGCGCTGGTCTTCCTCTCCATCGTGCGGGCCGATCTCGATCACGCCCTGCGTCCGGACATGCTGATCTACTTCGCCTGCGCGACACTGGCCACCTTCCTGCTGCTGTGGGGCTGGGCGATTCTGCGCGTACCACGCAAGGAGCGTGGCGAGGTGGTCCAGGGAGCATTTCGCGGCAACTGCGCCATCGTCGGACTGGCGTTGGCCGCCAATCTCTATGGCGATCTTGGCCTGTCGATGGGCGGCATCCTGATGGGCGTCGTCATCCTGTCCTACAACATGCTGTCGGTAGTGGTGCTGTCGAGCTATCTCGGCGATGGCCGTACCAGCTGGACTGGCATCGCGCGCGGTATCATCACCAACCCGTTGATTCTCGGCGTGCTGGCCGCCCTGCCCTTCGCGGCCTTCAGCTGGCAGCTGCCCGAGTGGCTGGAGACTTCCGGTGATTACTTCGCACGCATGACGCTGCCGCTGGCATTGATCTGCATCGGCGGTACCCTGTCGATGCGCTCGCTGCGTGAAGGCCGCAAGCTGGCCCTCAGTGCCAGTCTGATGAAGATGATCAGCGTGCCACTGCTGGCGACCACCGTCGCCGTGCTGCTGGGCTTCCGCGGCACCGAACTCGGCGTGCTGTTCCTGTTCTTCGCCTCACCGACGGCGGCGGCAAGCTTCGTGATGGTACGGGCAATGGGCGGCAATGACCGCCTGGCCGCCAATATCATCGCCATCAGCACCCTGATGGCAGGTATCACCATCACGACCGGCATCTTCGTGCTCAAGTTGAGCGGTCTGGTCTAG